In the Microcoleus sp. FACHB-831 genome, TAAATCGTAAAAATTCCTTCTAGTTGATTTCATGCGGATTTCTACGGTAGTAATTGGGTCGGTAGCAGAAGCCCCAGTATTATCCACAGTATCTTCATAGCATTGGGCGAAAATCGCCCGAACTCAATACCAGCAAACTAGGCGCAAGTGTTAAGCGATCGCTCAACGCGCCGAACCCGCGAGGTCAGCCAATAAAAAACCCCAGTCAAAAGACTGGGGCGATCGCGATTTACGCATACCTGACAATTTTCGTCGCAGGCTAATGACCTAGCAGCTTATCTCGCAGGTGTTTAATGCGATCGCGCAACGTCGCCGCTTCTTCAAACGCCAGCTTTTTCGCCGCTTCTTTCATCTGCGCTTCTAGTTGACTAATCAACTCTGGCATATCTTCTAGAGACAGATCGTCTGCTTGTTCGTAAGCCGTTTCTAGCTGTTGAGAATTAAGCCGCCGCGACACATCTAGAAAAGCCAAAATAGAATTAGTCGATTTCTTGATAATTTGCTGCGGCGTAATCCCATGCATCTTGTTATGTGCAAGCTGAATACCGCGCCGCCGCTCGGTTTCATCCATCGCTTTGATCATGCTATCTGTGAGATTATCACCATATAAGATAGCTTGTCCGCGCACGTGACGCGCCGCTCTACCGATAGTTTGAATGAGCGATCGCTCTGCCCTCAAAAACCCTTCCTTATCTGCATCCAAAATCGCCACAAGCGATACTTCTGGTAAATCTAAACCCTCCCGCAACAAGTTAACACCAATTAGCACATCAAACTCACCTTCTCGCAAAGCTTGGAGAATTTCGATTCGTTCAATTGATTGAATTTCCGAGTGCAAATAACGTACCCGAATTGCCCGTTCTTGCAGATACTCCGTCAAATCCTCCGCCATACGCTTCGTTAGCGTAGTTACCAACACCCGCTCTTGACGCTTTACTCTGTCTTTAATTTCACCTAATAAATCGTCAACTTGCCCTTCTGTTGGACGGACAAATATTTCTGGATCTATTACGCCAGTCGGTCGAATTACTTGCTCTACAACTCGCCCCTCTGATACTTCAATTTCCCAGTTGCCAGGAGTAGCAGAAACAAATATACACTGATTGGCCTTTGCCCAAAATTCGTCTGACTTAAGCGGTCGATTATCCGCTGCACTGGGTAAGCGAAATCCATGCTCGATCAACACTTTTTTCCTAGCTTGATCGCCGTTAAACATCCCCCTAATCTGCGGTACGCTGACGTGAGATTCATCCACCACTAACAGCCAATCTTTAGGAAAATAATCAATTAAACATTCTGGTGGTTCTCCAGCACGGCGTCCAGCCAAAAAGCGCGAATAATTCTCCACGCCGTTGCAGTACCCCACCTCTCGCAACATCTCCAAATCGTACCGAGTGCGATGTTCTATCCGTTGAGCTTCTAATAGTTTGCCTTGTTTCTGAAATTCTGCTATCTGATCGTTTAGTTCTGCCTCAATTGCATCGCAAGCAGATTGTAAACGATCCTTTGGGGTGACAAAGTGGCGAGCTGGATAAACATTGATAGCTTCAAGGCTCTGAATAATTTCTCCTGTTACAGGATCGACGTAACGAATGGCATCAATTTCATCGCCAAAAAATTCTATGCGGATAATTCTATCTTCGTAGGCGGGGCCAATTTCTAACACATCGCCCCTAACTCGGAAGCGCCCCCGTCCTAATTCTAAATCGTTGCGGCTATATTGCACTGTGGCTAATTCTCGCAACATTTGTCGCTGATTTATTTCCATTCCTACTTTTAAGGAAATGGCCGATTTTAGGTATTCCGAGGGAATACCCAAACCGTAGATACAACTGATAGAAGCAACGACGATTACATCGCGGCGTTCAAAGAGCGATCGCGTCGCAGAGTGCCGCAACATATCAATTTCTTCGTTGACTTGGGCAGTCTTTTCAATGTAGGTATCTGTGACGGGAATATACGCTTCTGGTTGATAGTAATCGTAGTAACTGATGAAGTATTCAACGGCGTTGTGGGGAAAGAATTCTCGCAATTCATTACACAACTGGGCGGCTAAAGTTTTGTTGTGAGCCAGGACTAGGGTAGGTTTGCCAATATTCTCAATAACTGATGCTACTGAGAATGTCTTACCCGTACCCGTCGCGCCTAGCAGAGTTTGATATCTTGCGCCAGCTTGCAAGCCTGCGGTAAGTTGCGCGATCGCACCAGGCTGATCGCCTGTTGGCTGAAATGGTGCTTCGAGACGAAATGGCGTCATACAGTTTTGCGGAGTGTCTTGTAGTGCCTCGACTCTCTAATAGTAGCCATTTGCTCAAGTGATGCCGATCGCAAAGCCGATCGCACGTAACCCAGATCTCCCAACCCCTTGCAGGCTGGCGGCTAGAAAAATTTCTTCTATTGCGGGCGATCGCACCCCAGCCTAGCTATTTTTTTACAAATCTTTACCCATATATGTTTTTTTATGTTGGCCTAGTAAAGATATCTATACCTATTTAGGGTTTTTTAAAGTTAAACTCAGATAAATAAGAACAACCCTCTAACCGCCCTTTTTAAGGGTGTAGGGGGGATCTAAATTTCGGAGCAATTTGCCTTAGTCACTTAAGAATCCAGAGGACTTAAATTATGAGCATTAACAACACTGCGGAAATGGGAAATACCCCCACAACTAGCCGACGCGGCAAAAAAAGTGCCAAGGTGAAAGCGGAAAAAACGGCGCAAGTTATTACTTTGTCAGTTCAAGAATCGCCACAGAGTAGCGCGATCGCCGAAACTCAAAGTGACCAATCATTTTCTCTACCTGGGAACGTTGAGATTAGCGACACAATCAACTTAGCAGGAATCCGTCCAATTGCCTCCAGCGATTTGCAAGTTGCAGATACCGTAAAAATGGCAGGAATCCGTCCAATTGCCTCTAGCGATTTCCAACTTGCCTCAACAGTTAATTTGGTAGGGATGCGTCCAATTGGCTTAAGTAATCTGCAATTTTCCTCGACAGTTAACTTCTCTGGAATTCGCCCAATTGCCTCAAATAATAGTGACGATATTGCAACTCTTATTGGTTATCTAGATTAGGTAGAAACCCAATATCTGTGCCTTTACAAACCCGGTTTATATAAAAACTGGGGTTCTTTACTTTGGCTGAATTTATTATACTTGCATTATTTTGTTGACTAAATGCATAACCAATTATTCTATGGAGATAACCTTGACTACTTACGGCAAAATATTGAAAACAATTTTGTAGATTTATGCTACATCGATCCGCCTTTCAATTCTAGTCGTAATTACAACCAAATATATAACCAAATTGACAACAAAAATAAATTTCAGTCACCAGCTTTTATCGATATATGGACGTGGGACAACAAAGCGCAAGAAGGTTTTACCCAAATAATTGGCAACTATCAAGGTAGATTTACACCGCAAAGCATTGCACTCATCGCAGGTTTATCAAATGTATTGGATAAAGGAAGCTTGCTAGCTTATTTGGTAAACATCACCCTGCGTGTAGCGGAAATTCATCGCGTCTTAAAGCCTAGTGGTAGTTTTTATCTTCATTGCGATCCTACCGCCAGTCATTATCTTAAATTAGTGCTTGATGCTATTTTTTGTCCCCAAGGTGGATATTTCCAGAATGAAATTATTTGGTGTTATTCAGTGGGAGGAAAAACTAAGGAGAGGTTTGCTAGCAAACATGATGTAATTTTTTATTATACAAAAACTAATCAATACACTTTTAATATTGAGGCTGCTTCTATTTCCAGAAAACCTAAGTCTCACATGAAACTGAGAGTAGATACAGACGGAAGAGAATACCAAGAAAAAATTGAGAGAAAAACAGGAAAAATTTATAAATACTACTTGGACGAAGGCAAAATTGCTGAAGATTACTGGACAGACATTGAAACTCTAAATCGTGGGGATAAACAACGCTTAGGTTATCCTACCCAAAAACCTGAAGCGCTATTAGAACGTATTATTAAAGTTAGCAGCAATGAAGGGGACTTGGTGTTGGATGCTTACTGCGGTTGCGGTACTACTCTAGTGGTTGCTCAACGCCTAAAACGCCATTGGATAGGTATGGATATCACTTATCAAAGTATCAGTCTGTGCTTGAAACGCTTTGAAGATTCTTTTGATAAAAATGTAGTTCCTCAAGTCAATCTTAACGGCATACCCATTAATCTGAAAGAAGCGATAGCGCTTTCTAAACTTCAAGGTAAAGAATTTGAAAAATGGGCTATTCTTACCTATTCAAATAACCATGCTATCATCGAGCGCAAAAAAGACAAAAATAAAAGCGTAGATGGGATTGTCTACTTTTTAGGAGAAAGCGGAGAACAAGAGAAGATCATCTTGCAAGTTAAGGCAGGTGATCTTAACTCGGATGATATTAAAGAATTGGATGACAAGAGGAAGCGCGAACAAGCAGCGATCGCTATCTTCATAACCTTGAAAACACCCAACTCAGAAATGTTCCAACAAGCGATCGCTTGCGGAATATACAATCACCAAGCTTCTCGTTGCAACTACCCCCGTCTTAAAATTGTTACTATCAAGGAAATGCTCGAAGAGGCAAAGCGGCTCGATACATTCTTTTTCTTATAGTAACGCCTAGACTTTAGCCTTCCTTACAATCGTTAACTACTGCAATAATACTTTTTACGCCCTCTACTCAGTCTTTCGGCATATATAAAAAAGAACAAAAATGGCTTTAGTCTAATATATCCCCGGACAGACGGCTTTGTAAAATATTTCGGCTAAATTGGATACAGTTGGAAGAAGATAACGGAAAAGATTGAACCGTATCTTTTATTTTAATCTGTTTAATAAGAGGAAGAAGGAAAATGAGCCTTGAAGATAAAGCAAAAGCAACTGCAAAAAACCTTGAAGGTAAAGGTCAAGAAGCTTTAGGGAACGTAACTGGCGATCCAGAAGATCAAGCTGAAGGCAAAGCGAAGCAAGGCGAGTCCGCAGTTCGTCACGGTGTCGAAGATGTGAAAGATAAGGTTAAAAAGGCCATTGACTAGGTTTAAGCCTTTTTAATAGGGGTTTAGGTAAGTGGCCTCGTTACCTAAAAATTATAGAGATTTGCCCTTACCAAAACCCCATACTTCTATCAACCAACCGTGCTTTTTAGAGGAGGAAAAATTGAGTTTATTTCAGCAGACTCGGAAAATTTTGACCGCGTTAGTACTGGTATTAGTCCTCACCATTACTACAGCCTGTGGTGGAACCGCACAAGCCACAAAGCCCAACTCACTACCTGCACTCAGCGGTAATAGCTACGCACAGTTAGAACGTGGTAGCACCCAATCGGGTCAAGAGTTTGGCACTTGGGTAATGCAGACGGCTAAAGGATTAGTTCAGGATGCATACGTGCGCGATAACAACAAACTAGGGGTTGTGATTACGCCTCAAGTTAAACCAAGCGATGTGAAAACATTGGCTAAATCTTTAGCCCAAGGGTTTCACAAAAACTTTCCCAGCCAAGATTTAACAGTTTTGGTATACGCGCCGGATAAAAAACTGATTTTGACAGCAAAATATGACGAGCAGTCAAAACAGATTCAATATCAAGGTGCTTAAGCAGAATTTTGACACCACTTTTGTTTGAAACTTTTGTTTGAAATTAGGAAATAAAAAAATGAGCAGCAGCGAACAATATAAACGCCAAATTATGAACGATTTGGCTAGCGGCAACGTCGAATCTTTCGATGACGTGCCAGCAGACCCCGCGACAGAATACCAAAATTTTGATGATTTTGCCCAGCGCTCCACGCGAGATGAGCGCCGTCAATTGTTTGGTCGTTCTCTACATCCAGAAACAATTCCGGTAAGCCAAATGGAGCCGGAATTGCAAAAAGCGATCGCGCAGATTCAGCCCCAAGATCGCGATGATGTCGCTCGCGAATTCTTCAAGCGTTTAAAAGAAAGAGGACTGAGCGATCGCCAGTTGGAACAACAACTGAGCTTGTCTAGCCATCATCCCAATCATATGAGTGCAGACGATGTTAGCAAATTGGCTGGCTTCGCCTATCACTCTCATCCCGACATTTTCCAAGAAGTATTAGCTGACAAACCCGCGATCATGAAGTTTCTAGGCAATCCAGTCGTCGCCGCTGTATTTGGCATTATGGCTGCCAAATGGTTGAGCGGTCGTCGGGCGCCGTAGAAACAACGCTTAACGCTTCTTGTTAATAGCTCTTAATAGCTTAACGAACAACCCCGCTTAATATTAGGCGGGGTTGTTTATTAAAATTTGTCACTACCAACACCAGTAAAGTGGCCATCTGTTTTGATAGCGTTAATCGTATCGACCACCTGTTGAATGGCATTCGCTTGCTCCTCAGCAGTCAACAAAATCTGCTGATTATTCAAAACCACATTATTGACAGCATCCTTCACCCCACTAAAAGCGCCAGCCGTCTCTTCCGAGATTTTCATCCCAGTCTCTACAGTCATAGTTCCTTCCTTCGTCGCCTTCGCTGTCGAATTTATAGCCATTTGAATATCAGAAACAAGCACACGAATTTGACCAGCTGAGTTTTTACTTCTATCTGCTAGTTTGCGAATTTCTGCTGCTACGACGCCAAAACCTTTACCTTTCTCACCCGCACGGGCAGCTTCAACTGCTGCATTCAGCGCCAGCATATTAGTCTGGTTAGCTAAATCGCTCACGAGGGTGGAAATATTGCCAATTTGATGGGTTTGTCCTTTCAGAAGCACAATCTCCCGCGCGATCGCCTCCACCTTCTCCTTCAGCGTTGTCATGCCTTCGATAGTTTGCTCAACCGCCTTCGTTCCCCCTGAAGCCATGTTCAACGCTGCATCAGCTCCCCCAGCGGCGGCAGAGGCTTGAAGCGCCGTAGCCCGCGAAGAAGCCCTCAGCTCATCCATTTGTCGCAATGCTAACTGTATCCGCTGATGCTGGTGACGTTCTCTCTCTAGCGCAATCTCTAGTTCAGTTGTACGCTCTTTTAGCTCGCTCGTGCGTTCTTGTACTTGCTTTTGAATTTCGGCTGTACGTCCCACAGACATAAACAGATAGAGGACCATGCTGCCAGTCATAAGTAACCCGATGGCGAGGATAGCCAATGCTCCCTGGTGGGCGGCAATACCTCCATAATCTGACGTTGGCAAAATTAAAAGCATCCACTTACGATCTGCTACGTTGAAGATGCGGGTACAAGCAGTTCGCTCTTGGCATTTTCCCCCTACATCATCTAAAGGTGCATCTTCGCGACTTGGGTCATCTATTAATTGTTTCGTGCTGGAGTCATAACGAACTAGAAAGCTTTCTTGGCCAGTGGCTGAATTGTCGTAAAGATAAAAGTTAATCTTGTCTAAACTTAGATCTTTTAGAGAAGACTTAACAATATCAGTAATCTGAAAAGCACCACTAACAAAACCTTGCAAATTTGCGCGACGACTTAGCAATGTATTAGTAGCAGTATCGTTGCGGTAAACTGGCAAGAACAGTTGGAACCCAGGCTGATTGTTATTTACTAACGTGATTCGCCCAGAAGCAACCGCTGCGTTTGTATCTCGCCCCTTATCTAAAGCTAGCTTACGAGGAGGATCGGAAGCTACATCGAAGCCTACAACTTTCCTACGGTCTGCTAATGGCTCTACATAGATAATTGGGAAATATTCCTGCTCTTGTGCGGCTCTTATAGGTTTTCCATCAGCACCTATCTGATAAATTTGAAAATTTGAAAAACCCTCTGCTTCCACAGCTTTTTCGTAGGCTTGTCTATCTTTTGCAGAAACACGCTCCAACCAAGTTAGCCCATAGATAGCAGAATAGCGAGAGAAACTGGGTTGAACAAATTTCTGAAAATCTTTCCGAGTAACCTGGTCAGAGGCAGTATATAAGGCTTGAATAGATCGCACAACTTCCAAATTTTCGTTGACACTCCGCTGCAAGGCAGTACTAAGGGAGTTAGCCCGCTCTTGAAATTCTATTTGCAATTGTTTATTTTCCCAATTCCACACTATTGCGGAGGCTAAAATAGACAAGCAAACTCCTGTGCAGAGTGTCAATCCCACTGTCATGTAACGGCGATCGCCTAACCTTGCCGGATTTGAGCGATCTTCCTCCAAAACCTGTTCAATTCCATTCATATCAAGTCCTTTTAATCGCTTTGTTTATATACTGCACGCAGGCATAAACTGTTAGAAAATACTAGGCGCGTAGAAAACTTATCTGCTAATGACTAACTATTAACTACAAATAGTGCAATCGAAAAAATTTACCCAGGCGATCGCGCCAAGCATAGTCTTTCATTTGTTAAGTCACATGTGGATGGGTTTATCTCACTTTTGTAAAATTTTACACCCTAAAAAATTATAATTATTCATATATCCCCGCAAAATAAGGTTCTTAGCGTTTTACATTTCCCACACCCTCTTAAACAGGATGGTAAGCCACCAGGCTCACAATGACTACTTGGCTAAAAAATATAGCCTTCTTGCTAGCATGAAAAGCTATATTTTTTACGCTCGTAACCACTTGAGAATCAGGATAACTGACGCCGCCAAAAAAGTTTGAAAGCCTGCCTTAGCTTCCCCATAGGGAAAACTCAGGCAGGCTTCCTGCGCCATCCAGAGACTTTAGACTCTGGATTGTTTAAATTTTTACTTGTTAAACAGTAGCTAATTCAGGTGTGGGGCGCTTGCTATTACGAACACCAGCGATCGCACTTGCATAATCTGGCGCGTTGAACACCGCAGAACCAGCCACAATCGCATTCGCACCAGCTTCCAAAACCTGCCAACTATTGTTACCCTTCAGACCCCCATCAACCTCAATCCAAGGATCTAAACCGCGTTCATCGCACATCTGGCGCAACTTGCGAATCTTCGGCAGAACACCAGGGATAAAACTCTGACCCCCGAAGCCTGGGTTAACGCTCATAATTAGCACTAGGTCGCAAAGCTCTAGCACGTACTCAATTAGTTCCAAAGGAGTCGAAGGATTGAGTACCACGCCTGCCTGTTTGCCCAATTCCTTAATTTGGCCCAGAGTGCGGTGCAAGTGAGGAGAAGCGTTGTGTTCAGCATGAACGGAGATAATATCTGCCCCTGCCTTAGCAAAATCTTCCACATACTTTTCTGGTTCCACAATCATCAAGTGGACATCCAGAGGCTTTTTAGTAACGGGGCGAATTGCTTGCACGATCAGCGGGCCAATCGTAATGTTGGGCACAAAGCGGCCATCCATTACATCGACGTGAATCCAATCAGCGCCAGCTTCGTCTACCGCCCGAATTTCTTCCCCCAATCGGCTGAAATCGGCTGATAGTATAGATGGAGCAACAACAATAGGCTTCTGGGATTGGCTTTTGGTCATGGCTAGTGATACTCTTCTGCTTCCTCGGAAGTATACATTTTAACAAAATATTTAGAATTTCCTAGCGCCTCCGATCCCAGGCATCCCCCAATTTAAACATTTTTTTTGGAGAAACTTCCTTGGCAAAACGGCAGACTATCAAAAAATTAGTATGGATTGTTTGGGGGCTGGGTATTTCAGGCTTAACCAGTCCCGTATTGGCTAAAGAACCCTCAACACTCTCAGAAGTAGGAATTGATGCCATCAAGCTACAAGCACCCCCCTATAACTTACTGGGTCGTAAGATTGCCATCGGTCAGGTGGAAATTGGCCGACCGGGATATTTCGGGTTGGACAAAGCTGTATCCCTACATCAGGTGCTATCCCTATCAGGAGTGTTCTATCGCGATACTCCAGCCAAAGCCAATGCCAATCTAGATCCCCATGCAACCATGGTGGCGGGGATGATGATTAGCTCTGATAAGGCAAGACCGGGCGTAGCACCGCAAGCACGGCTGTACTCTTCTGCGGTTGGCTCACCCAAAACCAGCGGTCAACCGGAGGAGTGTTTAGCGACGCAGTACGTGGCGCAGCAAAACGGCGGCGATGTGCGAGCGATTAACTTTAGTTTTGGGGAATCTTTAGATCGAGACGCTCGACCTAATGCGGTTTTAGATGGCAATGCCTTGCTGACGCAGTGTGTAGATTGGTCGGCGCGGGTTCACGACGTTTTTTATGCGATCGCTGGCAATCAAGGCAGCGGAGGCATTCCCATACCCACAGACAACTTCAATGGCGTCAGCGTTGCCTATACAACCCGCCGCCAGGGAGTTTTTACCAAAGTAGACTTTGCTAACTTGAGCGCTGCCCCTGTTGGCGTTGGCAAGCGCCTCCTCGACCGCGAAATTAACGTCGGGCCTCGTCGCGCCATTAGTATCGTCGCGCCCGGTAGTAATGTCGAATTAATAGACTTAGAGGGTAAGGTAAATCGCGTCACAGGCACGAGTTTTGCGGCTCCTCAAGTTACAGCATCTGTGGCTTTGCTTCAAGAGTATGGCGATCGCCAGTTGCGAACAAAACAACCCCAGTGGACTACAGATTCTCGCCGCCACGAAGTTATGAAAGCCGTGCTGCTCAACTCAGCCGAAAAAATCAAAGACTCCGGCGATGGTCTGCGCTTGGGAATGACTCGCACTATGTTGGCAAAAGATAACACCGATTGGTTAGAATCCGATGCCTACAAAGACCGGAAAATCCCACTGCATTTACAAATGGGTACGGGGCAGCTTAATGTTTTCCGAGCATATCAGCAATTCAGCCCCGGTCAGCAGAGTCCAGCAGCGCCAGTTCCACCAACCGCATGGGATTATCGAACAATAAAGGCTTCCTCCATTCAAGATTATGTGTTGGATAAACCCTTACAAAAAGAAAGTTTTGTCTCCATTACGCTAGCTTGGGATCGCCTGGTGGAGTTGCAAGATACTAACAAGAACGGGCAGTTCAACGTAGGAGAAAGTTTTCGCGATCGCGGCTTAAATAACCTCGATATCTACCTAATGCGAGCAGAAGACAACGACACCAGCAAGAGCATCTGGTCTAGTGAAAGTGAAGTAGATAGTGTAGAACACATCTTTCAACAGGTTCCCACAACTGGACGCTATAAAATTCGCGTTCAGTTTCGTCAGCAGGCGAATGAGGACGTCCAACCTTATGCCCTTGCTTGGTGGACTGCCCCTGCCAAGTAAAAACTAAAAGAAATAATGTATCTAGGGTGGGCATTGCCCACCTTAATCTTTTTGTGTTGCGAAAACTGTAACCGCTGGAACGCTTGTTACCCAAACCCGTCATTCTTAAAAAGGAACTTCACGAGCAAGGGAAGCAGCAAAACATGAATCGGCAAATTTTCAGTCGAGCGGCAGCGATCGCTTCTACAACTCTTATATTACTAGGTTCGCTTGGATGGTGTATCATCAAAACCCCTAATACTGCCTTTTCGCGTACCAAACCTCAACAAGCAGCTTCCAATATTCCTGTAAATCAAAAGTTGGTTGCTGCTAACACAAAATTTGGCTTCAAGCTGTTTTCTGAAGTTCTCAAGCAAGATAGTAGCAAGAATGTTTTTGTATCGCCTTCTAGCGTGGCGATCGCTCTTGCAATGACCTACAACGGTGCTAATGGCGAAACCCAACAAGCAATGGCTAAAACCTTGGAACTACAAGGTATGAGTTTGCAAGCCATTAACGAAGCTAATGCCGCACTCCAAGCAAGCCTAGAAAATCCCGCTTCCGGTAAAGGCGTCGATTCATCGCGTCCCCAGCTAACCATTGCCAACTCCTTGTGGGCTAAACAGGGCGTTCCTTTCGAGCCGGAATTTCTCCAGAGAAATCGTCAATTCTATAAAGCCAAAATAACAAATTTAGACTTTACTTCTCCCAATGCTCCAGCCGTTATTAATAACTGGGTTAAGCAAAGTACGCAGGGCAAAATTAACCAAATTGTTGACACTATTCAAGCCGATCAAGTCTTATTTTTGATTAACGCCATTTACTTCAAAGGAAAATGGGAGACACCCTTTAACAAGAGTCAAACCTCAAACCAGACCTTCTACCAGTTAGACGGCACATCAACAAAAGTACCCATGATGTCCCAAAATGGTAAATACAGATACTACGAAAATAATAATTTTCAGGCTATTAGCATTCCTTACAGTAAAGGACGCCTCAGTTTTTATATCTTCCTTCCCAAACAAAACTCTACTAAGGGTAATTTATCACAAGAGTTTAACGCTGAAAACTGGCAAGAATGGATGACAAATTTTAAAATGCGAGAGGGTTATATTCAAATGCCTCGCTTTAAGATGGATTATGAAATTGAACTCACCAACGCGCTCAAAACATTGGGTATGGGAGTTGCTTTTAACTCAAGCGCCAATTTTACTCAAATGAGCCGCATCCCGCTTAACATTAATCAAGTCAAGCACAAAACTTTTGTGGAAGTTAACGAAGAAGGCACAGAAGCCGCAGCGGTTACTGCTATTGGCATCGTGACAACATCTGCACAGATTCCAGAGGAACCTTTCCGCATGATTGTTGACCGCCCATTTTACTGTGCAATTCGAGATAATCAAACTGGAACGCTTCTGTTTATTGGGTCAATCGTAGAACCAAAATGAAGCTTTTTAACATCTAGTTTTTACCGTATCAACTCTCTTAGGAGAGTGTATATTTATTTGTAGATATTATACAATTTTTGACAATAAATAGATTAATGTACCGTTATAAGTAAGCATATAAAAAGAAAATATTTTCTTTTTAAGAAAATTTTAATATTCAGTGCGTCCAGAACAAAGGATCTGGAACGCAGTTTGAGCGGGTGCGATTTTTTGCCTTCCCAGGCGATCGCGCCCTGCTATGCGTCGTCTATGGCCAAAAAAACCCAAGATAGCGCTCTAGACAGTAAAGTATCGCTGGCTGGGGCAGAAACTTAAGTAAAAGTTTCATTGACTTATAACCGTTTTGTGATAAATGCAGGAAAGTTTTTACAAGCTTCACAGAAAATTCACTGGGATTTGTTCGGGTAAGGACTTTCATTGAGATAGGGTGGTGAAACGGGGAGGGGGCGTATGTTAAGCAAGCCAAAAATAGTTTCAAAGAGCGATCGCGCAGAAGGGCCAAAGCTGTTGGAAGATAAAGCAGCCAGGATTGTAAAACTAAAAAGACAAATTCGCCGAGGAAAAGAGGCACAGCGATCGCTCGAAGCAGCACTTTTGGAAAGTGAAAACCGCTACCAAAACTTGGTGGAGTTGTCTCCATTAG is a window encoding:
- a CDS encoding serpin family protein, with translation MNRQIFSRAAAIASTTLILLGSLGWCIIKTPNTAFSRTKPQQAASNIPVNQKLVAANTKFGFKLFSEVLKQDSSKNVFVSPSSVAIALAMTYNGANGETQQAMAKTLELQGMSLQAINEANAALQASLENPASGKGVDSSRPQLTIANSLWAKQGVPFEPEFLQRNRQFYKAKITNLDFTSPNAPAVINNWVKQSTQGKINQIVDTIQADQVLFLINAIYFKGKWETPFNKSQTSNQTFYQLDGTSTKVPMMSQNGKYRYYENNNFQAISIPYSKGRLSFYIFLPKQNSTKGNLSQEFNAENWQEWMTNFKMREGYIQMPRFKMDYEIELTNALKTLGMGVAFNSSANFTQMSRIPLNINQVKHKTFVEVNEEGTEAAAVTAIGIVTTSAQIPEEPFRMIVDRPFYCAIRDNQTGTLLFIGSIVEPK